The DNA sequence ACACTCGCGGCGCCTGCCGCCAGCCCACCGAATGGGTGGCCCCCATGAAGCCATAGCCGATCATGGCCACCCGCAGCGTCATGCGAGTACGACCTCGCGCTGGACCGGGACGCGGTTGGTGACGTAGCGGCCCGGACCGCCGTCGGCGCCGGGAAAGATCTGCATGTACAGCAGACGCATCGTCAGCACGACCTCGACGGTGAGCTTCTCGCCCTCCTCGGGCGCCCGCCCGAGATCGATCAGCACGTTCGGGCGGTCGGCGACGAACCAGAGGGTGTCCCACTGCTCAGGGAGCTCCTCGATGCGGTACGTGCGGCCCTCGAGCTCGAAGCGCAGCTTGTCGGTGGGGATCTCGACCCCGTTGACGGATGCCGCGACGCCGTCCACCGCCGAGAGCCAGAGGCTCCGGTACCAGGGCAGCTGAACCGAGACGGCGAGACCGTTGTCGGTGCGGCGGACGTCTTCGTCGGCGAAGAGTGAATTGTGGGTGGCCATGGCTCCTCCGAGCGTGTCAGGCGTACGTGTCCGTGAAGTGCTCGTGCGGCACGGGCGGTGCCGGCTCGAGCTTCTGCACGGTCTGCGGGCTGTAGGGGTGGTTGGTGTCGGGCACGGGCTCGTCGGCGCGGGGCATGAAGACGGGCTTGCCGTCGTCGCCGAAGTACATCAGGTCGAGGTCGAAGGCGCCCTGGTTCTTCAGACCGAAGCTGACCCAGTTCTCCTCGAACGGCGCACGGGCGAGCTCGTAGCAGCGGAACTTCCAGAACTTCCACTCCCCGTCCTGCTTGAGGAAGTCGATCGCGTACTTGCACCACACCCAGTGGGCCCAGACCTTCTTGCCGAGCACCTCTTCGGGCGAGTACATGTCAGGGAACGCCTCGGCGACCTTCGGGTCGGTCAGCCCGGACTCGGTGCCGGCCATCATCCACACGCCCTTCGCGGTC is a window from the Microbacterium lacus genome containing:
- a CDS encoding C-glycoside deglycosidase beta subunit domain-containing protein translates to MATHNSLFADEDVRRTDNGLAVSVQLPWYRSLWLSAVDGVAASVNGVEIPTDKLRFELEGRTYRIEELPEQWDTLWFVADRPNVLIDLGRAPEEGEKLTVEVVLTMRLLYMQIFPGADGGPGRYVTNRVPVQREVVLA
- a CDS encoding nuclear transport factor 2 family protein — its product is MSDTITAASLEEITAELARLREEVAGARALAQRAEDRGQVENLFNRYMYLHNAFEDEQIIPLWVKEGTEGIRARYTNAGQYTTWQSVTDYHRGRPHPEGKLILHATTTPVIEVAADGKTAKGVWMMAGTESGLTDPKVAEAFPDMYSPEEVLGKKVWAHWVWCKYAIDFLKQDGEWKFWKFRCYELARAPFEENWVSFGLKNQGAFDLDLMYFGDDGKPVFMPRADEPVPDTNHPYSPQTVQKLEPAPPVPHEHFTDTYA